Within Oceanispirochaeta sp., the genomic segment GATATCATGGTTGAGTCTTTAAGAAAGCTCTACAATAAAACCCGCGCCGAAAACTGGGGATTCTACAATCAGCAGGATCTGAAGGTTGTCCCTTTTGCCTATGAAGGGGCCGGAGACTTCTCCAGGGGAGCCGTGGCTCTCAGTCCTTACGCCAGCCTCGCCGAGTATGAATTATCCTTTGTTCCCGTCCTCAGACATGAATCGGGAAGGAATTTACCCTGGCACTTTATCGTCGAGGCACCGGCCCGGTCGGGACAGTGGGGCGGTATTTCCTACATCATCATCAACACCTTTGTACTCATTCTCTTTACCATCCTTTTTTCGACTCCCCTAGGGGTTATGGCCGCCATTTATATGGTGGAGTACGCCAAACAGGGAAGAGTCCTGCGTCTTCTGAGGATGGGGAGTGATACTCTGGCGGGGATACCCTCCATCGTTTTCGGTCTCTTCGGGTTTATATTTTTTGTTCGGATTCTGGGCATGGGTATCGGTTTCATTTCGAGCACACTGACGGTTACACTGATGGTACTCCCCACCATTATCAGGACAACCGAAGAAGCTCTGAAGTCTGTTCCCCCATCCCTGCGGGAAGGTTCTCTGGCTCTGGGGGCCACCAAACTGCAGACCATAGCCAAAGTAGTGCTTCCCGCGGCATCTCCGGGAATCCTGACCGGGATTATCCTGGCAGTCGGGCGGACAGTCGGAGAAACGGCTGTCCTGATATATACTCTGGGATCAAATTACGATCTGGTATCGGGTCCATCATCCTCTGCCAGAGTTTTATCCCTCCACCTCTACATGCTTTTTTCAGAAGCCGTCTCTTTTGATCGGACATTTGCCACCGCGGCGGTCCTGGTCATTATCATTCTGATGACCAACCTGACAACTACCCGGGTTCTCAAGCAGTTTAATAAAAATTCCGGCATGTAAGCCAAGGAGTACAAAAATTATGGATTTGAACAATAAAATTACAGTGGAGGATCTGAACCTGTTTTACGGTGATTTTCAGGCCCTTCATAATGTGAATATCGAAGTGAAAGAGCGGGAGGTTACCGCATTGATCGGGCCTTCCGGCTGTGGAAAGTCTACCTTTATCCGGACTCTGAACCGTATGAATGATCTGATTGATAGTGTAAAGATAGATGGAAATATTCACTATAATGATAAAAATATATACTCAGACTGGGATGTTATCGAGTTGAGAAAGAAGGTGGGGATGGTCTTTCAGAAGCCCAACCCCTTCCCCATGTCTATCTATGATAATATTGCTTATGGTCCCAGAACTCATGGCATTAAAAACCATTCCAAGCTGGATGATATTGTAGAAAAAAGTCTTTCACAGGCCTCCCTTCTGGATGAAGTCAAAGACAGGCTCCACAAACCGGCGATGGGTCTTTCCGGAGGCCAGCAGCAGAGACTCTGTATCGCCCGTGTTCTGGCAGTAGAGCCGGATGTACTCCTTATGGATGAGCCGACATCCGCACTAGACCCGATTTCAACTTCTAAAATTGAAGATTTGATCGATGAAATGAAAAAGAATTATACTATTGTCATTGTGACTCACAATATGCAGCAGGCCGGGCGTATTTCTGATAAAACAGCCTTCTTTCTGCATGGTTTTATCGAAGAGTTCGGACCAACGGATGAGATTTTTTTCAACCCAAAGAGCAGAAAGACGGAAGAGTATATTTCTGGAATGTTCGGCTGACCCTTAGGCCTAAACAGGGAAAACACCAGAGCAATGTTATTGCTCTGGTAGGACAAACAATCTTAAGTCCTTAGGCCTAAACGAGTAAGGCACCAGAGCAATTGTAAAAATAAAGTCTTAACCATGAGGAGACAAAATATTATGATCAGACAACATTTTGGAGATGATTTAGCTGAATTGAACAGAGAAATCATGAAAATGGGAGTAAGGGTGGAAGAGTCCGTGAATAAAGCGGTAGATTCCCTTAAGAATAAAGACATTGAGCTGGCCCAGCAGGTTATTGATGAAGACGATATCATTGATGAAATGGAAAAGGACCTGTGTGATAAATGCGCCCTTATCATTGCCCGGGAACAGCCTGTGGCAGGAGATCTCCGGCACCTGATCAGCGGTATCAAGATTATCACTGATATTGAGAGGATTGCAGATCATGCGGTGCATGTGGCTAAAGGGGCTATCAATATGGCTGGAACTGATTACTTCAAGCCTCTTGTGGACATTCCCCGCATGGCAAAATTGGGGTGCAGTATGCTTTCCAGAGCTGTTGCAGCCTATGTCGAAAAAAATGCCCAGGATGCCATGCTCATTGCGGCTGAAGATAAGCTTCTCGATGATCTGCATAAACAGGTCGTTCGGGAGTTGTTAACCTATATGATCTCACAACCCCAGAACATCGAGGGTGGACTGTCATTGATGTATATCAGTCGTTTCCTTGAAAGGATCGGTGACCATGTCCGGAATATCTGTGAATGGGTCGTCTTTGCTGAAACTGGTGAACATGAAAACCTGTAAGGAGATTCAATGGCCAAACTGCTGATTATTGAAGATGAAGCCGATATCCGGGAGCTCATTTCTTTCAACCTGGAGATGAATGGTTATGAAGTGCAAAAAGCACGGGACGGTGAAGAAGGTTTGGATCTGGCCAAAAAGAGTGATTATGACCTGATCATTCTGGATCTGATGCTGCCGGGTATGGATGGTTTAAAAGTCTGCTCCCAGTTGAGAAAAGATGCGAATAAGAAGGACATTCCCATCATCATGCTCACGGCAAAATCAGAGGATGAGGATATCATCAAAGGACTCGAAAGCGGTGCTGATGATTACATTACTAAACCATTCAGCCCCCGTATCCTTGTCGCCCGGGTCAAGTCTGCCCTCAGAAGATCCAGTCATGACGTCTCTGACCACGAAGCCAACAGGATCAGTATTCACGATCTGGTTATTGATACGGCCAGGCATGAAATCCTGCTGGCAGGGGAACCCATCATTCTTTCGGCCACTGAATTCGGTATCCTCCAGTTTCTGGCAAAGAATCCGGGGTGGGTCTTCTCAAGAAACCAGATCATCGATTTTGTCAAAGGGGAAGATTACCCTGTCACAGCCCGTTCCGTTGATGTTCAGATACTGGGAATCCGAAAAAAACTGGGTGAGAGGGGCAATATCATTGAGACCGTCCGGGGGATCGGATACAGGATGAAAGGGGAGTAGCTTTTAACCCGAACATCCCGTCAGGGCACGACCTCAAACTGACCCATCATTCCATTGTCTTCATGTTCCAGAAAATGGCAGTGGTACATGTATATCCCCTGGTAATCCTCAAACACAAGGGCAATCCGAACCGTGTCACCCGGCATCAGAAGGACAGTATCTTTGGGACCTGAAAGATGAGGAGGAGGCGGGGTTCCGTTGATATCCAATATCCTGAACTGGACATCATGGACATGGAAGGAATGCACAACATTCATCATGCCCTGGCGTACGTTTTTGACAGTCCAGATTTCAGTTTCTCCCCGAAGCGCCGCGAAATCGATTCGCTTCATATCCATTGTTCTGCCATTGATGGAAAATCCCCGCATACCCCTGGTTTCCATGAGAAACTGTCTTTTGGTTTTTGCATTGGATTCACCTTTTATACTGAAAGGCCGATTCGTACTTCCAGGGTTGAAAGCTGCTGCTTTTTTGCCTTCTGAACTAATTTGAAGGGCCTTAAAACTGGAAGAGCCGTATAAATCAGCCAGAATTTGAGATCCCCCGGCTTTGCTGAAGTCCACAAGGATTTCAAATCGCTCTCCCGGTGACATGATCAGCTCATTCATCTCGACTGACTCGGGTAAAAATCCTCCGTCCGAAGCAATCACTCTGAAATTACGGCCGTCGTCAAAACGAATCCGCATCAGGCTGGAATTGGAACCGTTAAGGATTCTGAATCGGATCAGACCGCCTTCAATCTTAAAATCCGGTTCTATCTGTCCATTCACCAGGAGTACATTCCCGGTGTAACCATTCATTATATCGTGCATCCCCGGTGCGTATTCAAATTTCCCCCCGCGGTTCAGCCTTCGGTCCTGAAGGATCAGGGGTATATCATCGATACCGTAATTATGTGGAATAGGAAGAGACTTTGAAAATTCGTCTTCGATGATAACCATCCCCGCCAGACCCTTGTAGACATGTTCTGCTGTTGACCCCATGAGATGAGGATGATACCAGAGTGTCGCTGCATTCTGATTGATCAGGAAACGGGGATTCCAGAGGTCTCCCTTGGATATGACCTGATGAGGTCCGCCGTCAAACTCTGCGGGAATATGCATGCCATGCCAGTGGAGTGTTGTCTCTTCTCCCAGCTTATTTAAGACCTTAACATCTGCAGACTGGCCTCTGGTGAACCGGAGGGTCGGTCCCAGGTAGTTGCCGTTGTATCCGAAGCTGGGGGAACTCCCCCCTGCTAATTCAAGCTGACCCTTCTGCATGGTCAACTCAATATCCGGTCCTTCCAGAAGGGGAGGAATCAGCAAGGCTTCCGCTGTCAGATTGAAATGTATCAGGAGAGAAAAGAAAAGAATCCAGAAGTACTTCATAAAGTTAAATATTAGTTATTTAGCATGAATTTGCAAATGAATCTCAACCTGTGAAAAACAGTATTGCTTCCCCTCAGGGAGGGCTGAGGGTATAATAATTTATATATGCAGGAGGCCTTCATGACTTATCAGGATTTTTTAAACCACAAAGCCGTCCTCTCGGCCGATCTGGCAGCCGTCGCCATGGCCCGGCAGGCCGGAGATCTTATCATCAGAAAGGGCAGACTGGTCAATGTTCATACGGGAATGATTGAAGACCAGACAGATGTTATCGCCTTTAAAGGGATCATTGCCTTTGTGGGTAATGCCGATGGATATCCCGTCGGTAAAAATACTAAGATTATCAATGCTGACGGCCGTTATATCCTTCCCGGTTTAATCGACAGTCATATGCATGTGGAAAGTTCCATGGTGGACCTGGCCTCCTTTGCCTCGGGGATTCTTCCTCACGGCACCACCACCATATGTCCGGATATACATGAGATGACCAATGTCTTCGGCTTGAAGGCGGTTGAACTCTTTCATAAAACGGCCGCCCATATTCCCCTGAATGTCCTGGCGGCCATGCCGGTTTGTGTGCCTTCTATTCCCGGCATGGAAGATGCCGGTTCTGCTATTACCGCCTCAGATGTGGGAAAAGCCTATAGAGAAAATTGGGTGGAACTGCAGGGGGAGCAGATGAATTTCCCAGGGGTCATCTATGGTGATCCCAATGTCCATGCCATCGGGGGAGAAAGCCTGAGAGCCGGGCGGGTGATGACCGGTCACTACTCCTCTCCCGACCTGGCTGGAGGGCTGAATTCTTTTATTGCTTCCGGCATGACCGCCTGTCATGAAAGTACAAGTGCCCGGGAAGCCCTGGCAAAGGCGGGACGGGGTATGTATGTTCAACAGCGTTACGGCAGTGCCTGGCTTGATCTGCCCAATCTGCTCCCGGCTTTGCTGGACAATCCCGGTATGGACAGCAGGATGTTTACCATGGTCACCGATGATGTGACCCCCCTCACAATAGAGGAAGAAGGACATCTGATCCGGGTTCTCAGAGAAGCGGTCCGCCTGGGAGTTCCCCCTGTGCAGGCCCTTCAGATGGTCACCCTCAATGCGGCGCAGCTGCTGGAGAAAGAGCGCTGGATCGGCTCGGTGGCTCCCGGCCGGGCGGCGGATATCCTCATTGTCAATAATCTGGTTGATTTTAAGGTTCAATCTGTTTTCTCCGGGGGCATCCTGGTGGCAGAGAAGGGGTGTTTAAAAGTGGAAATCCCGCCCTATGACTACCCGGACTGGTCCCTGGATTCTGTACATATCCCCCTGCAGAAAGCCGGGGACTTTGTTGTTCCCTCCCCCGGGGATGAAGAATTGACCGTTCGGTCCATTCGTCTGGTACCGGGAATGGTATTCACCAGGGAGGAAATGCTCTGTCTGGTCCCCCGGGACGGTCAACTGAGGGCCGATTTCAGTCAGGATCTGGCCAAAGTCTGTGTGATCTACAGGCATGAAAAAAGTATTCCTGTAGAAGACCGCCGGTCCATAGCTTTTCTGAAAGGCCTGACTCTGAGAGAGAATACCGCCTATGCATCCACGGTTTCTCATGATTCCCATAATCTGCTTGTCGTCGGAACGGATGATGAGGCGATGGCCCTGGCGGCCAATACACTCAAAGCCAGCGGTGGGGGATTGGTTGTGGTTCAAGACGGTTCGGTTCAGGCTCTCATGCCTCTGCCCTTTGCCGGTTTGATGAGCCTTAAATCCGTCTCTGATGCGGCGCTGGAGTTAAAAGGAGTAGAGACAGCCTTGAGGGAAGCGGGCTGCCCTCATGACAGTGTGGAGATGACAATCAGTCTACTGGGATTGATTGTCCTGCCCGAACTGCATCTGTCCAACAAAGGGCTGGTTCAGATGAAAGACGGAGCGCCTCCCTGCTTTGTCCCTCTCTTTCCTGAATGACAAAGCGGAGTGATCAGCGGCTGCCCCGGATGTAGGGTTCGCCCAGAGTTGCGGGTGCACTCATTTTCCGTTTTCCCTTTTTACTCATTCCGTAAAAGAGGAGGACTCCCAGGGTTGTCAGGTAGGGCAGCATGGCCAGCAGATTCGGTGAGATTCCCAGGGGCTGGAGAACATACTGAATCACAAAAATCCCCCCGAATACATAGGCTCCCAGAAAGGCCTTTGAAGGCTCCCATAGGGCAAAGATGGTCAGGGCAATGACAATCCACCCCCGGCCGGAAGTCATCCCTTCAATCCAGGATTTGCTGTAAGCCGTGGAGAGATGAGCCCCTGCCATTCCGGCAAAAGCTCCTCCCACCATGACACAGGCATATTTGACCAGGCTGACGTTGATCCCGAGAGTCTCGGCTGCCCTGGGATTTTCACCCACCGACCTGACAGTAATTCCCAGCTTTGTGTATTTCATGATAAACCAGACCAGGAGTCCTAGAATCACAGAGAGGTAGAAGTAGGCATCCTGATAAAACAGGACTCTTCCGATCACCGGGATATCTGATAAACCGGGGATGGCTATGGCTGACATTTTTGCTGTCAGGGGGCGGCCGACGAAGGGTTTGCCCCAGAGTCCGCTCAGGCCCAGTCCCAGCATGGTGAGAGCCAGACCGGAAACAACCTGATTGGCTCTCAGGCTGATGGTGACAAAGGCATGAATCATGGAAAAAAGAGCACCCGCCAGGATGGCCGCCAGCATTCCCAGCCAGGGATTCCCCGTGGTAAATGTAACGATGAATCCCGTTACGGCACCCAGGGACATCATTCCCTCAATTCCCAGATTCAGTATGCCCGCACGTTCGGTGACAATTTCACCCAGTGTGCCTAGTAAAAGGGGAGTCCCTGCGACGATGGTTCGTACCAGGATGGAAGTTATAATTTCAAGCATTTATTTAAACTCCTATGACCAGAGCTGGTTTGCAGTTCCGGTGGTTTTCTCAGTTAGGCCTAAGGGTCTATTTCCTACCAAGGCTAATTTGTAGCCTTGGTGTTTTTTAGCTTAGGCCTAAGGGTAAAGCGGACTCTATGGCTGAGGAGGAAATCTCCCATGATGAGGAAGACAAGGAGCAGTCCGTTGAACACATTGACCGTTGCTGCCGGGAGGCCCATGGACATCTGAATGGCATCGCCTCCCACTATGATTCCTGCAAAAAACAGCCCTGAGAGAATGGTAAATCCAGGATTGAGCCTTCCCAGCCAGGCGACAATGATGGCAGTAAAGCCATAACCCGCAGAGATGGTCTCAGGGTAACTCAGATGGTGGTGAATGGCCGTGAGTTCTCCTACTCCTGCCAGACCGGCCACTCCGCCGGAGAGAACCATCATCAGAACAGTGGTTCTGAAAAAATCGATTCCTGCATATTTTCCGGCTTCCGAGTTCTCACCTATAACCCGGATCTCATATCCGAAACGGGTCCGATAGACAATAAAGCTGAGTGTCAGGGCGACTACCACTGCCAGGATTAAGAGAGGCAGTGAAATACGGGAGTTGTTCATCAGTGTCAGGATCGCCTGATCCGGCAGATCATCCGTATAGGGATATCCGTATTTGGTGGCTCCCTTCCAGGGACCAACAACCAGAAACTTGACAAACTCAGCCGCCACATAGTTCAGCATCAGAGTTGAAATGACTTCATTGATTCCGAATTTGACTTTGAAAATGGCAGGTATGATTCCCCAGATGGCTCCACCCAGGAAACCAGCTAAAAACATAAGAGGCAGTATCACATAGCCCGGTAGATGGGGCCCCCAGTTGAGTCCCACCCATGTGGCAAAGATGGCGCCCCAGAGGAGCTGACTTTCCGCCCCGATGTTCCAGAATTTGGCCTTGTAGGCCAGAGCCAGACCGCTTCCAATCAATATCAGGGGGATGGCTTTTGTCAGGGTTTCCTTGAATCCAAAGACACTTCCAAAGGAGGATCTGAAGATTTCATAAATGGCGTAAAAAGGATTTACATGGTAGGTCAGAAACACTATTCCCACGGCAACAAGCCCCGCCAGCATGGACAACATAAGGATGAGAACATTGAAGGCGGGCGTTGTTTTTTCCCTGGGCAGTATGATTACAGGCATTTTCAGTTCTCTCCTTGGGATTCGTGCAGGGATTCAGGCATGGACCCGGCCATCATTAGACCGATGTCTTCAATCTCACAGTTCTGTGGATCTACAACACCCATAAACCGGCCCTCAAACATGACCGCTACTCTGTCGCAAACCTGAAACAGTTCTTCCAGGTCTTCCGAAACAAGAAGCACCGCTCCTCCCCGGTCACGGCAGGCAATGAGTTCTTTTCTGATATATTCTGTGGCCCCCACATCCAGCCCGTAGGTGGGGTGTGCGGCAATCAGAACCTCCGGCTCAGCGGATATTTCCCGTCCCAGAATGAGCTTCTGTATATTGCCGCCCGACAAGTTTTTAACGGGTGTGTTGATGGAGGCGGCATCCACATTGTAGGATTTTACGATTTTTTCAGCGTGTCTCTTGATCAGGGGGTAGTTCATCAGGGATCTGATGCTGAAAGGACTTTTGTGGTGCTGTTTCAGGACGGAGTTTTCATAGAGCTGCAGGGTGGATACAGTCCCGTGTTTGATTCGTTCTTCCGGAACATGAGTGATCCCTCTGTCGTGAATTTTTCGGGCCGAAATATTCGTAATATCTTCTCCGTGAAGGAAAACCCTGCCCTCCTGACCACGCCTAAGTCCGGTAATGGCTTCGACCATTTCTCTTTGTCCGTTTCCTGAGACTCCAGCCACTCCCAGAATCTCATTTTTATGGAGTATGAAGGACAGATCATTGACAATGGGCCTGTTCTGATCGCTGTTGACTATCAGATCTTTGACTTCCAGGATTGTTTCTCCCCGAGGTTGATCACTTTTGTCATAGCAGGTGGCAATTTCCCGGCCTATCATCATGCGGGCCAGGTCTTTCTGAGTGACATCTTCGATCCGGGCACTCCCTGTGACAATGCCCTTACGCATGACCATCACAGAATTGCAGATGGCCATGATTTCTTCCAGTTTATGGCTGATCAGAATAATGGTATGACCTTCATCGGTCATTTTTCTGAGGATTCCAAAGAGGTCCTCCGCCTCCTGAGGAGTGAGGACCGACGTCGGTTCATCCATGATCAGGAGGTCGGCATTCCTGAATAAGGCCTTCAAAATTTCAACTCTCTGCTGTTCTCCTGCCGAGAGTTCCCATATTTTTTTATCAGGATCTACATAGAGGCCGAACTTTTCCGAGTAATCTCTGATCTCTTTTCTCATGTACTTCTGAGGGAAAAAGAAGGGGGCTCCATCAAATCCAAGAGCGATATTCTCCAGAACCGTATGCTTCTGGATCAGCATAAAATGCTGGTGAATCATTCCGATTCCAGCATGCATGCTGTCTTTGGGGTTTCTCAACCGGATTTCCTGATCGTTGATCAGAACCTGTCCCTCATCGGGCA encodes:
- the phoU gene encoding phosphate signaling complex protein PhoU → MIRQHFGDDLAELNREIMKMGVRVEESVNKAVDSLKNKDIELAQQVIDEDDIIDEMEKDLCDKCALIIAREQPVAGDLRHLISGIKIITDIERIADHAVHVAKGAINMAGTDYFKPLVDIPRMAKLGCSMLSRAVAAYVEKNAQDAMLIAAEDKLLDDLHKQVVRELLTYMISQPQNIEGGLSLMYISRFLERIGDHVRNICEWVVFAETGEHENL
- a CDS encoding ABC transporter ATP-binding protein yields the protein MRTIKKLEMRGISKSFIGVKANQNVDLNIQGGDILGLLGENGAGKTTLMNILYGLYLPDEGQVLINDQEIRLRNPKDSMHAGIGMIHQHFMLIQKHTVLENIALGFDGAPFFFPQKYMRKEIRDYSEKFGLYVDPDKKIWELSAGEQQRVEILKALFRNADLLIMDEPTSVLTPQEAEDLFGILRKMTDEGHTIILISHKLEEIMAICNSVMVMRKGIVTGSARIEDVTQKDLARMMIGREIATCYDKSDQPRGETILEVKDLIVNSDQNRPIVNDLSFILHKNEILGVAGVSGNGQREMVEAITGLRRGQEGRVFLHGEDITNISARKIHDRGITHVPEERIKHGTVSTLQLYENSVLKQHHKSPFSIRSLMNYPLIKRHAEKIVKSYNVDAASINTPVKNLSGGNIQKLILGREISAEPEVLIAAHPTYGLDVGATEYIRKELIACRDRGGAVLLVSEDLEELFQVCDRVAVMFEGRFMGVVDPQNCEIEDIGLMMAGSMPESLHESQGEN
- a CDS encoding ABC transporter permease — encoded protein: MLEIITSILVRTIVAGTPLLLGTLGEIVTERAGILNLGIEGMMSLGAVTGFIVTFTTGNPWLGMLAAILAGALFSMIHAFVTISLRANQVVSGLALTMLGLGLSGLWGKPFVGRPLTAKMSAIAIPGLSDIPVIGRVLFYQDAYFYLSVILGLLVWFIMKYTKLGITVRSVGENPRAAETLGINVSLVKYACVMVGGAFAGMAGAHLSTAYSKSWIEGMTSGRGWIVIALTIFALWEPSKAFLGAYVFGGIFVIQYVLQPLGISPNLLAMLPYLTTLGVLLFYGMSKKGKRKMSAPATLGEPYIRGSR
- the pstB gene encoding phosphate ABC transporter ATP-binding protein PstB; its protein translation is MDLNNKITVEDLNLFYGDFQALHNVNIEVKEREVTALIGPSGCGKSTFIRTLNRMNDLIDSVKIDGNIHYNDKNIYSDWDVIELRKKVGMVFQKPNPFPMSIYDNIAYGPRTHGIKNHSKLDDIVEKSLSQASLLDEVKDRLHKPAMGLSGGQQQRLCIARVLAVEPDVLLMDEPTSALDPISTSKIEDLIDEMKKNYTIVIVTHNMQQAGRISDKTAFFLHGFIEEFGPTDEIFFNPKSRKTEEYISGMFG
- a CDS encoding response regulator transcription factor, producing MAKLLIIEDEADIRELISFNLEMNGYEVQKARDGEEGLDLAKKSDYDLIILDLMLPGMDGLKVCSQLRKDANKKDIPIIMLTAKSEDEDIIKGLESGADDYITKPFSPRILVARVKSALRRSSHDVSDHEANRISIHDLVIDTARHEILLAGEPIILSATEFGILQFLAKNPGWVFSRNQIIDFVKGEDYPVTARSVDVQILGIRKKLGERGNIIETVRGIGYRMKGE
- a CDS encoding ABC transporter permease, translating into MPVIILPREKTTPAFNVLILMLSMLAGLVAVGIVFLTYHVNPFYAIYEIFRSSFGSVFGFKETLTKAIPLILIGSGLALAYKAKFWNIGAESQLLWGAIFATWVGLNWGPHLPGYVILPLMFLAGFLGGAIWGIIPAIFKVKFGINEVISTLMLNYVAAEFVKFLVVGPWKGATKYGYPYTDDLPDQAILTLMNNSRISLPLLILAVVVALTLSFIVYRTRFGYEIRVIGENSEAGKYAGIDFFRTTVLMMVLSGGVAGLAGVGELTAIHHHLSYPETISAGYGFTAIIVAWLGRLNPGFTILSGLFFAGIIVGGDAIQMSMGLPAATVNVFNGLLLVFLIMGDFLLSHRVRFTLRPKLKNTKATN
- a CDS encoding adenine deaminase; the protein is MTYQDFLNHKAVLSADLAAVAMARQAGDLIIRKGRLVNVHTGMIEDQTDVIAFKGIIAFVGNADGYPVGKNTKIINADGRYILPGLIDSHMHVESSMVDLASFASGILPHGTTTICPDIHEMTNVFGLKAVELFHKTAAHIPLNVLAAMPVCVPSIPGMEDAGSAITASDVGKAYRENWVELQGEQMNFPGVIYGDPNVHAIGGESLRAGRVMTGHYSSPDLAGGLNSFIASGMTACHESTSAREALAKAGRGMYVQQRYGSAWLDLPNLLPALLDNPGMDSRMFTMVTDDVTPLTIEEEGHLIRVLREAVRLGVPPVQALQMVTLNAAQLLEKERWIGSVAPGRAADILIVNNLVDFKVQSVFSGGILVAEKGCLKVEIPPYDYPDWSLDSVHIPLQKAGDFVVPSPGDEELTVRSIRLVPGMVFTREEMLCLVPRDGQLRADFSQDLAKVCVIYRHEKSIPVEDRRSIAFLKGLTLRENTAYASTVSHDSHNLLVVGTDDEAMALAANTLKASGGGLVVVQDGSVQALMPLPFAGLMSLKSVSDAALELKGVETALREAGCPHDSVEMTISLLGLIVLPELHLSNKGLVQMKDGAPPCFVPLFPE
- the pstA gene encoding phosphate ABC transporter permease PstA, which translates into the protein DIMVESLRKLYNKTRAENWGFYNQQDLKVVPFAYEGAGDFSRGAVALSPYASLAEYELSFVPVLRHESGRNLPWHFIVEAPARSGQWGGISYIIINTFVLILFTILFSTPLGVMAAIYMVEYAKQGRVLRLLRMGSDTLAGIPSIVFGLFGFIFFVRILGMGIGFISSTLTVTLMVLPTIIRTTEEALKSVPPSLREGSLALGATKLQTIAKVVLPAASPGILTGIILAVGRTVGETAVLIYTLGSNYDLVSGPSSSARVLSLHLYMLFSEAVSFDRTFATAAVLVIIILMTNLTTTRVLKQFNKNSGM
- a CDS encoding multicopper oxidase domain-containing protein, whose protein sequence is MKYFWILFFSLLIHFNLTAEALLIPPLLEGPDIELTMQKGQLELAGGSSPSFGYNGNYLGPTLRFTRGQSADVKVLNKLGEETTLHWHGMHIPAEFDGGPHQVISKGDLWNPRFLINQNAATLWYHPHLMGSTAEHVYKGLAGMVIIEDEFSKSLPIPHNYGIDDIPLILQDRRLNRGGKFEYAPGMHDIMNGYTGNVLLVNGQIEPDFKIEGGLIRFRILNGSNSSLMRIRFDDGRNFRVIASDGGFLPESVEMNELIMSPGERFEILVDFSKAGGSQILADLYGSSSFKALQISSEGKKAAAFNPGSTNRPFSIKGESNAKTKRQFLMETRGMRGFSINGRTMDMKRIDFAALRGETEIWTVKNVRQGMMNVVHSFHVHDVQFRILDINGTPPPPHLSGPKDTVLLMPGDTVRIALVFEDYQGIYMYHCHFLEHEDNGMMGQFEVVP